tttaatcacaCTTCTTCTTAGACAGTCCCTAATCTGGAAATTGTAATTTTCTTGgcgttataaaatttaaagctaattattttatacctccaatataatataaaatacatacgaTATCAAGGCTATTTAAagatatagattttttatcgATACGATATCAAATCATTAAACCTAATTCCTACACATTTTAACGTCTTCAaaccttaaaatttattaagattaCTTCTATGTCAATATTCGCTTATTATCGACTATACTGgggttaaattttaatatgattatttCTGTGCAGTGCACGCTGGGGAGGCTACGGAGTCTACCGCTGAGGCCTTGCTAGCCGACCCAACGCCTACTAATTTTCCAAGTACGTGCGCATTTATAAGGTTGATTTAATAGTAGTATCAGAGCTTTATTTAATAGATCCTACATATGGGATATATAGGagccaaatattttaaacaatacatGAAACTCGGTGCTTAGAAATAAAGAAacgatattacaaatataatagcTATAAAACTATTGTTGTTTGTGTTAATCAATGTATGAGCACCTCTTTTCCgaacaaatttttgaaaaatgtgAGATACAGGATAATTGAAATAGATCgccatctttttttttatagaacagggcgcaaacaggcaggaggctcacctgattttaagtgataccgccatggacacccatggacactctcagtGCCAGAGGTTTCGCGAGTtagttgctggccttttaagacgatcttattatgaataatttatttcatggttagaaaatgtaaatcctgttatgtattatgttttaacTAACCAATCGGTAACATAGCACCTACTTCTAAATGTCCATAGATTGTAACATatgtaataatgttatttgtcCTAGGTCTGATTTGTTACTTACCTTTTTAACATCATATTGgacatttagttaaaatatacattaaataataattacttttataattcCGAACGAAACAGactgatattttaatttaatattatatgggtattttaaaatacaccccaataaatttaattataaactaataaGCGACATGTTTCcgtaatgtaaattaataaatggcCTTTAATGATGGAGATTCAAAGTTTTACCAACTTAATGAAGCCGCTCTAGTTACGTACTTTGTCACTGTCcggaaactttatttaaattatttatgaatatataaaacattcttataaaagtttcataataaatactcGAATAGCTACtatattaatttctaaaattctttcaccactagaatgctacattattCCTGAATAACCAAGACTATGTTTAGTTCTAAAATCTTAAAAACAATCGAGTCAATGGAAGCCGGGGAAGGCCGTTAGATTGAAAAAAAGTGCTTGGTTAGTTTGAAACTGATAGAACTTTAAGATCGGTTAAATGTATACAATACATGTTACTGATACATGTACAAGTTCAGAGACCTTTAGTATGAAGCAATAAGTACTACGatttttttggaaaaaatatacttattgcATAAATCCCTAGTAATGAACGCTTAATCTGCTTGTGGTCGGACGGAAAAGTTATAATGGCGAGGTAACGGACGGAAAAATTAAAGCTGTCGGCtatgatgtaatattttttgcgtaataataagaataaaaataataatagaaaacagTACTGCTTTTTAGTAGAATAAGACATTAAAGACAACGTAAAAACATATCATTATTTAGAATTGCAAATTAACAACCGGTGAAGGTACCTCaagataaaacattataaagtttaagaaaactttaacaaatatttttacaaaactcGACAGTTTATGTAATAACGATTactgaattttatttgtttttaaacatcATATGGCAACAGAATAGCCAAGTTAACTTAGATATtatcatctatatatatactttttacaaattGTAAAATCAGAATATAGGTTTTAATGAATAAGAGTTTCgagaaaagaaacaaaaaataaaatcgctTATACCTTTCACAGTTTGGTATGTGTCGGTTACAACACAAAGGCTCAAAGCATCTACATTTTGTCTGCACTGAGGCATTTTTTCTCATTCTCACAAAGTAAGCGACCTGTAAACAAAAGAGCTACTGAGACCTATTTTTGTAGTTTGACGTCTGCATAATAAATATCAGTCTAATCACAGTGGGATTTACATTTTGTGTTCACatatatattgtgtatatgaaatacataaattcactagaaaaatttcaaatatttttagatagaTTTGCCTCTCTAAGTtcgaaaaataaactttatactCTTGTATGTCAGCTTAAAATTGGTTTATATtggttatatattttgtaacatcAGAAAAAATTACAAGGAAAGGCACGTTTTAAATTGATACTGGAAGACGAGGATGGCTAGGCAGAATTGTTCATAAGAAGGTTTTGGAGATACTAAGAGTTGGTGATAAGTGGGTCTGCTATCGATCCAGTTTCTTTGCTTTCCACCACCACATATAGTCTAGTGAAGATTCAGGCAGCAGCAGAGGATACCTCAGCCGGCTAGGACGTAAATATGCAAGCGTAAAACACACTAAAGTTTGCGATACATAGTAAAGTAAATGTTTGAATTTCCTAACTTATGTAGATATTCCATTCACAACAGCCGAGTGGAACGGAATTTCCGCATTGAAGTTGAAGTATTATACCCGTTTTCATTTCGAAACAGTCGAGAGAGTCGCGTTTAAAAAATTCTACcgcaattgaaataaatatttcaatgaatCGTCTTAAATGCAATATGAAAAGTAGGGATATTTGTAGGGGTTTGTGGTCACGCCgctgtatacattttttacgtTCGTGTAATCTAGAACAGTTTTGTTAAGTGTATGGGTTGAATGCTTTTCCAAGCTTTATCCAAcgaatacttaattatattaagttgGTATACgataatgaatataatatatctaatatataaaattctcgtgtcgcggtgtttgtggttaaactcctcggaaacggcttgaccaatcctcatgaaattttgtgtgcatattgggtatgtctgagaatcggacaacctctatttttcatccccctaaatgttaaagaccacccctaaattttttttttcaattttagataaaaaattattctttatttttttatgatatagcattgaaaatacatacaatccctaattttcacccctctacgatcaacccctattttttattataaattatatacatggcaaaacgacgtttgccggatcagctagtggATATATAACGGTGGAAGTATAAGGCAGTGAAAGCGCTTCGCAAGTAGGTTGTGATTAAATGAATTGAGTTCGGAGTCAAAGCAGCAACTGAGTTACTtagcctaacctaaccagATTTGGTTTGTATTTGCTAGCAAAGTGATCAAAAAACTTATCCATGCTGTGCTAAACAACATCGGTAATAATGCCTGATACATAGTTTTTtctcttaaaaaaaactgattaACATCTAATGTTACTCCCATTGTATTGAGGCTGTAGATGACTCGCGTTATTTGACATCcatatactataaaataataataataaccatttctaatatataacttaCCTCATACTTAGCTCATATATTCTGCTGTGTATTTGGTATTGTTATACGAGAACCCGAATTTTATAGAActgaaaatttattgaataactaTCGCGTTTGGGGTTGAACTGTGACTGACCATAGAATTATAACAATTTCTGTAATGCAAGATCTAAATAGTGTTACTTAATAATCAGCAATAATCCCTTACAGACGGGtaggtataattttaaatccgCATATGAAGTCTGCAATGTCTGTATTAAATGTTCATTGTCGGTACCCAGTTTTCGCTTTTCTCTCTCCTCTTATTGTAATACGTGTATGGGTTGAAACGTTGGACAGTTAAACCGTTCAGTGGAGCacatacttatttaattaaaaatgggaATTTTTTTGTAAGGGACAGGGGCTAACCAATAAGTTATCAATTACGTGCGTACTTAATATAGAATTAATTCGACGTTTTGGAGATCTCTCGCTggctgaatttaaattaaaaacatgtaaacgcttattttttttaataattttaatatctatgtACACTGTACATTGTACAgtgtagataaaatataatttcaagcACCCCACCGCTATGTGGAAGCAACTGCCTGTCGAGGTAATTCCGAATCAAtacttaggatccttcaaaaaaagagcgtaccaattcttatcAAGCCGGCAAAGTTCTATGGCATTaacagtgtccatgggcgccgatggtataacttaacatcagataagcctcctgcccgttcgACCcgtgttctttaaaaatatatatgtaggtatattttataatacgtgTTATTTATCTTACGGATTCAGTTTGTCGTATTGTCCGTTGAATTATTCGATTGCATTTGATTTAGCGTCAGTAAAATTTCTCTGTCATATAATATACCcctttagattttaattaaccatTGTGAAACCTTACGATTCATTTCCAGCATAATTAAAATGCTAATGAGTTAGATATCAAAAGAATGGAGATTAAGAAAAGCTATCATAATAGACTAATGGCTCTAACAAGGTTTCCATAATCTTGAAGGATCTTTTCAAGCCTTAGAAAGTTTTATTGAAAGGAAAAAGGTTGGGGAGATCGGTCAAAGATAACTTGATTTTTCTTGATTATCCAATACCGGCTTTATTGGGCATTTAAGAGaacattttacattacattggAAAACTCCGTAACCCATTATTCATATGGATTTCGATGTTAACTTTGATAAATacaatcaattatattttatcagaATTGGTAAAGGGctcattattttcttaaataacattttaataaaacactgatttacattatttttggtTCTATTCTGTTTCAGAGTGCGATCGGACCTTCGTGAGCCGCGGGGGCGCCAGCAACGGGACATTCACAGCTCCAGAACTCCACAATCCATACAACCAGAGTCGGCAGTGCCTCTACACATTTCTAGCAGCACCAGGACAGCGAGTGCTCGTGGAGTTTTGGACATTCGACCTGAGAGGGAAGCCGCCAGAGTATGtttcaatacttttattaaaaatacattccaGTCGTGATAAAGTCATAGctcaattgtttatataacatataaaaataacacaacggaaggaaaaaaaatcacttagAAAATTTTGTGTCAATATTtttgctatttttatatgccTATAATATATAGGAGCAGGCatggcctagtggctacagcgtgtgaatctcatccctgaggtcgtaggttcgatccccggctgtgcaccaatggactttctttctatgtgcgcatttaacatagatcggtgaaggaaaacatcgtgaggaaaccgacatgtcttagacccaaaaagtcgacggcgtgtgtcaggcacaggaggctgatcaccttcttgcctattagatttaaaaatgatcatgaaacagattcagtaatctgaggcccagacctagagaggttgtagcgactgactattttttataatttttttatatggctaTAAAACAGATATATCGCGTATTAATCTTAAAAATGCACATTTTATATCACTTTTATGTAAATCCCATCATAATACACTTGAAAAGTTTTTGCGACATcattatgaatataataaatttgtttgctTACAGTGGAGCGGCGTTCGGAGAATTACCAGCGTAAGTTTTCTCTTTCATTACTTCCCTAATAGAATGGGATAAATATACTTCTCGAAGGCTATAGAGAGGAATTGGAGCGCACTATTTTTGGGAACTTAACCCAGTTACAATTTGATTGATTAATTCAGAAATATTCACTTTATTTCAACGGTTTTGTTTCAGTTATTCAATCATCGAATTTAAACCACCCATTATCGTTTACCAAATCGTTCAAAATATGCAATTGAGATattgttttatgaaaatttcgggTTTTTGATACTTTATAgacagtaaatattttaaggaaggtatttatttgtttattgattTAACATTTCTATTTCGTAATTCTACTACTTATAATCTTCTATACTAGGTACTGACGCGATGTTGAGTGTGAGATTGTGTTTATTAAACAGATTCCGTATTTTGATTGGTCGAGAGTATCTTCCGTCAAAATCGGTTAGCACATTTATCATTGTaactttttatacatttaaattactagTGGCCATCACTTAACccaaatgttatatttgatatattcCAGATGCATGCACGAGTACATGGACATATACTCAGAGATGTCCTCTTTGGAGACCGGCGAGCTCGTCAACTCGGCCTTCGGAGGACGTTACTGCGGCCCTATTCCTCCGCGACGCCGGGTGTCACTTCACCGCGCCGTCGCTCTCGCATTCTTCACCGACCATACATACACGCCATCTACTCTGTTTCACGGGAGCTATCGGTTCATCAACGCAAGTAAGTCcatatataaaagataatttataagtatttcaTTGTGATATTAATCTACATTACCATATCTTCTTCAAtatggttattattattattaaagctttatttaatccatacaacaattggttagtttatattccttaatattagtattagttaagttagtaagttttaaacaaaatttaagttagttttatttttaactttttatgtcTAGTTTTTGTAAGGCCCCTTTTAGGGTAAAcgcctcctccatatttttccatttctctttgtTTTGAGCAACATTCATCCAGTTTTCCCCCGCTAGTTCTACAATGTCATCTGTCCATCTTTTCCTTTGTCGTCCTATACATCTCTTTCCAGTAGGTCCAGTCCATTTCGTTATTTCTAGTGCCCATCTTTTATCCCGCTCAATATGGTTAacacacattaaaatatacccGTTCTCTCGGTTACGTTCTAATTTTacgttattattaatgttaatataagtaaaaaattaatgtaattgagACGTACAGATATAtacgtttaaaatattgaattataataattaaaaataacttttgtgtTCATGAACATAGGATTAATTATATGATTAATTAACGTTTTCTACATTTTGTTTGTTCCAGCGGAATTCGAAGTGGGAACGCCCATACCGAACACGTTGTGCTCGTACGTGATCGACGTGGGCAAACGCAAAACGGGGCTGCTGGTGTCTCCCACTTATCCCGGGATATACCCGAAGGACATCACATGCAACTACCAGTTCGTCGGACAACCGGGACAGCGAATACGGCTCGAGTTTCGAGACTTCGATCTGTTTTTCGGCGGGCCACAGTGAGTTGaagaattatttgtttatgccAAAGACTATGGTGCATCTTATGTAGTGCTTTCCTAAGGTGGGTTCGCAGTTTatgcacattttttttatccgATATTATcgacatctttatattttctcAGAGTGAGTAAACAATGGCGATAAACACTTTATTCATTTACAGTTGGATTAtgattacatttattaattatatgtatatgtaacttaTTTCGCGATTTTTTAAGAAAGATTGAGAATAAAACCAAATACAGCAAAActcaataacaattttatttcgaattaaaatatcaatttaggTACACAAACTATCTTGACGCCTACATATATACAACTGTTTTAAAATTGCTTTAAATTTACCTTATAGCTGCCCATTCGATTGGGTGCGCGTATACGACGGTCCCGACAACACATCAGCAATCATAGGCACTTATTGCGGCCAGCAACGCAACCTGGTGCTGTACTCCAGCGACGAACGTCTCCTGGTCACTTTCTTTACGCTCCCACGAGCAGCCAACACACAGAACCGCGGGTTTAAGGGCATCTTTGAGTTTTCCGAAAGTTTTGTTAAATTAGGTAACGTATCATAACAAATATCGGCAGATAAGAGTCGTCGAAATATTACATGGACTGTAATATTGTTTACTTAatattcttgaaatattaaaaataaactgtaaTATGAGATaaactatgtatgtataagaACCTCATCTAAGCGTTAttagcagtattggcctagtggcttcagtgcgTGACTCTGACCcggcaccaatggactatcagtgtacctacctatatgcgcatttaacactcgctcatacggcgaaggaaaacatcgtgaggaatctAGCGTGCCTTGGACCCGAAAGGttgacggtgtgtgtcaggcacgggTAAGGCCGATTACCTATTTCCTATTAGAATCACGGaatagattcagaaatttgaagctcagacctaaaagggTTAGAGCACCACTGGGTCTTTTTTTCTTCTGAATGTCCTATTCAAATTATTCCTTAACACATCCTACTGACATCCTATCTTCTCCCAGCTGGACGATTTTGATGACAATTTGTTTTTGAACTATGGATAACAAAATTAGTTCAATAGTAAAAGAAGTACCGATTcaatagaataattattataataagtaaaaccttaacttatgtaatgtaataaattttcttgaaTTTCAGATTTTATAAGTAAACACGACGCTGAGCACATTAGGGGCTCGGAGTGTGATCAAAAAATTCTTAGTAAAAAGGAATCGTCTGGATTTGTGTACCATCCAAATTATCCATTcccttatatacaaaaagttgtTTGTAGGTAAggaattttataatactagTATATTACTATTTGATACTaagttattttagtatttaaattttccgtAAACCCACTtgtcagtggcgtaacaatagggtggcaggtctggcaaaatgccatggatattattttctatggatgaatacgaagtctccaatacgcattgggctagtgtggggactacagaccattccctctcgcctaaaggccgatttacattatcttagtttttaggagagtgctttaggatagtactttaattgaaacatgtaaacgctacttgctttagtaaacgctacgctaaagaacttgcctttcaagttgtactaaagcactctcctaaacactaagataatgtaaatcggccataagagaggaggcctatggctattagtgggacatatacaacgtgtaattgagtacgctgataGTCTCGAagtttagatattaaaattaaatgcgacgatttttattgatattcccatcaaaagaatttgccacgggccccagatggtatagttacgccaatGCTTATCTCAAACAGACAGAATTAATAATGATACAAAATtttcagatattttatatatggtaTGCAAGACTCACAGAATCTCGAGCGAGTGCGGTTGGAATTTCAGAACTTTTCTATACCTAAAAACATCTCAAACCCCGAGTAAGTAatttacttcaaaaatctaGTGTAAACTATTGTTTGAcgtctaaattatttttgaattattgttgTCGTGAATTGTATGGTTTTAGAGGACGGCGTTACTTTGTTTACACAAAGaagaaactatttaaatagtaTTCAAGCACAGACATTTTGTTTTCTCGTTATTGCgcaacacatttaaaataaatttatgtgttAATAAATGTGTTGGTTAACTTCTAGTCTAGGGTTTTGGTTAATGTGTTATAAtgctttatgaataaaatgtgtaataaattattttaccattCCTTTTAGCACTTGCTCTGATGGATATCTGAAGGTTTACCTTCGAGGCCAGGAAGCAACTGATTCCTATGACAAGCACGATGCAGAGCTATGTGGAGATGGGGACATAATACCTTCCTTTCCACCTCCGCTCCTTTCTGATGGCCCTCGGCTGGTCCTGGTCTTTAGCTCTGGAGAGCTGCAGGGCCGTGGCTTTAAGGCCAAATATACCTTTGAAACGGGTAAATATTACTTCCGTAACTTAATGGTTGTTGTACCGCACATACCGTTGAACCCGGaatacctaattattattttggatTGGTATGGAGAGATGGCTGATATACTTACATGTAATGTAAAGTATGAAAcattaactaatttaatttctgATATGTCATCCAATGTACATCGTATTTTCTTCCACTGACGTTTTCtaataagaaattatatgtaagttgtatttaattaatattttcgttGACCCCGGaatacctaattattatttcggaTTGGTATGGAGAGATGGCTGGTAAAATCTTACATGTAATGTAAAGTATGAAACATTAGCTAATTTAATTTCGGAT
The Pieris napi chromosome 17, ilPieNapi1.2, whole genome shotgun sequence DNA segment above includes these coding regions:
- the LOC125057874 gene encoding cubilin isoform X3 → MAAAHWLNSLGCLLLSLLCLLATTLQVTSVHAGEATESTAEALLADPTPTNFPKCDRTFVSRGGASNGTFTAPELHNPYNQSRQCLYTFLAAPGQRVLVEFWTFDLRGKPPDGAAFGELPACMHEYMDIYSEMSSLETGELVNSAFGGRYCGPIPPRRRVSLHRAVALAFFTDHTYTPSTLFHGSYRFINATEFEVGTPIPNTLCSYVIDVGKRKTGLLVSPTYPGIYPKDITCNYQFVGQPGQRIRLEFRDFDLFFGGPHCPFDWVRVYDGPDNTSAIIGTYCGQQRNLVLYSSDERLLVTFFTLPRAANTQNRGFKGIFEFSESFVKLDFISKHDAEHIRGSECDQKILSKKESSGFVYHPNYPFPYIQKVVCRYFIYGMQDSQNLERVRLEFQNFSIPKNISNPDTCSDGYLKVYLRGQEATDSYDKHDAELCGDGDIIPSFPPPLLSDGPRLVLVFSSGELQGRGFKAKYTFETEYRVPGTAAPGGLCAFTYRSEAKKRGEFNSPRYPSNYPSYTNCTYTLVATPNEQVTVVFDHFKVRADAWNATAGLYGGATCSEDWVEAWWTGREGTRVPLGRWCGLATPGPLQSPRGALGLLIALHTDSEAVASGFKARYVFEPAKSIFGDCGGNVSGSPWGVVSSPRYPLPYEAPARGAASRVCNWFITAKPGRRLLLNFDHFAVEGHLTERGCPAAVLRLWYESPGPPLELCGEKAPGDRWQYLSSSNSIRLSFIIADKSVGAAGWRAVWTEVTVGVGEECPEACGGACLPPGALCSGLPHCAGQRKSPRCAAASGQAARRATLAVLLLVLAAPH
- the LOC125057874 gene encoding cubilin isoform X1 → MAAAHWLNSLGCLLLSLLCLLATTLQVTSVHAGEATESTAEALLADPTPTNFPKCDRTFVSRGGASNGTFTAPELHNPYNQSRQCLYTFLAAPGQRVLVEFWTFDLRGKPPDGAAFGELPACMHEYMDIYSEMSSLETGELVNSAFGGRYCGPIPPRRRVSLHRAVALAFFTDHTYTPSTLFHGSYRFINATEFEVGTPIPNTLCSYVIDVGKRKTGLLVSPTYPGIYPKDITCNYQFVGQPGQRIRLEFRDFDLFFGGPHCPFDWVRVYDGPDNTSAIIGTYCGQQRNLVLYSSDERLLVTFFTLPRAANTQNRGFKGIFEFSESFVKLDFISKHDAEHIRGSECDQKILSKKESSGFVYHPNYPFPYIQKVVCRYFIYGMQDSQNLERVRLEFQNFSIPKNISNPDTCSDGYLKVYLRGQEATDSYDKHDAELCGDGDIIPSFPPPLLSDGPRLVLVFSSGELQGRGFKAKYTFETEYRVPGTAAPGGLCAFTYRSEAKKRGEFNSPRYPSNYPSYTNCTYTLVATPNEQVTVVFDHFKVRADAWNATAGLYGGATCSEDWVEAWWTGREGTRVPLGRWCGLATPGPLQSPRGALGLLIALHTDSEAVASGFKARYVFEPAKSIFGDCGGNVSGSPWGVVSSPRYPLPYEAPARGAASRVCNWFITAKPGRRLLLNFDHFAVEGHLTERGCPAAVLRLWYESPGPPLELCGEKAPGDRWQYLSSSNSIRLSFIIADKSVGAAGWRAVWTEVTVGVGEECPEACGGACLPPGALCSGLPHCAGQRKSPRCEDAHPADSDGSTVWWVAGCAGGGFVTLGVCWRRRRRVPRGPPPPPRPPPRPLAARLAAPTDTV
- the LOC125057874 gene encoding cubilin isoform X2, which encodes MAAAHWLNSLGCLLLSLLCLLATTLQVTSECDRTFVSRGGASNGTFTAPELHNPYNQSRQCLYTFLAAPGQRVLVEFWTFDLRGKPPDGAAFGELPACMHEYMDIYSEMSSLETGELVNSAFGGRYCGPIPPRRRVSLHRAVALAFFTDHTYTPSTLFHGSYRFINATEFEVGTPIPNTLCSYVIDVGKRKTGLLVSPTYPGIYPKDITCNYQFVGQPGQRIRLEFRDFDLFFGGPHCPFDWVRVYDGPDNTSAIIGTYCGQQRNLVLYSSDERLLVTFFTLPRAANTQNRGFKGIFEFSESFVKLDFISKHDAEHIRGSECDQKILSKKESSGFVYHPNYPFPYIQKVVCRYFIYGMQDSQNLERVRLEFQNFSIPKNISNPDTCSDGYLKVYLRGQEATDSYDKHDAELCGDGDIIPSFPPPLLSDGPRLVLVFSSGELQGRGFKAKYTFETEYRVPGTAAPGGLCAFTYRSEAKKRGEFNSPRYPSNYPSYTNCTYTLVATPNEQVTVVFDHFKVRADAWNATAGLYGGATCSEDWVEAWWTGREGTRVPLGRWCGLATPGPLQSPRGALGLLIALHTDSEAVASGFKARYVFEPAKSIFGDCGGNVSGSPWGVVSSPRYPLPYEAPARGAASRVCNWFITAKPGRRLLLNFDHFAVEGHLTERGCPAAVLRLWYESPGPPLELCGEKAPGDRWQYLSSSNSIRLSFIIADKSVGAAGWRAVWTEVTVGVGEECPEACGGACLPPGALCSGLPHCAGQRKSPRCEDAHPADSDGSTVWWVAGCAGGGFVTLGVCWRRRRRVPRGPPPPPRPPPRPLAARLAAPTDTV